A stretch of Acidimicrobiales bacterium DNA encodes these proteins:
- a CDS encoding ABC transporter permease produces MSALSLTWRQFGYEQKLFRRTPAAMFFVIVFPVVLLLIFGSLNRNQRLSQLGGLPFTQYYTPSMAAFGLMSSCYANVAGRFVYRRESGVLKRFRASPLPTGALIGGLLLNAVAVGSAVALVNLTAGHLLYNAVLPHRWAVFALLLVVASASFCEIGVGVSCLVPNQDSSDPIVWGTFMPLVFISGTFFPVPGSSPLSALASIFPIQHLVKATVAVFNPASAVGIPWGHLFVIALWGAAGALLAVKRFRWEPTRK; encoded by the coding sequence ATGAGCGCCCTGTCCTTGACCTGGCGGCAGTTCGGTTACGAGCAAAAGCTATTTCGCCGGACGCCGGCCGCCATGTTCTTCGTGATCGTGTTTCCCGTCGTCCTGCTGCTGATCTTCGGCAGCCTCAACCGGAACCAACGCCTCAGCCAGTTGGGTGGCCTCCCGTTCACCCAGTACTACACCCCCTCGATGGCCGCGTTCGGCTTGATGAGTTCCTGCTACGCCAACGTCGCCGGGAGATTCGTCTACCGGCGCGAATCCGGTGTGTTGAAGCGTTTCCGCGCCTCACCGCTACCGACAGGCGCCCTGATAGGGGGACTGTTGCTGAATGCGGTAGCCGTCGGATCGGCGGTCGCTCTGGTCAACCTGACCGCCGGGCACCTGCTCTACAACGCGGTCCTACCTCACCGCTGGGCAGTGTTCGCCCTGTTGCTCGTCGTCGCCAGCGCCTCCTTCTGCGAGATCGGCGTTGGGGTGAGCTGCCTGGTGCCGAACCAGGACTCGTCGGATCCCATCGTGTGGGGCACGTTCATGCCTCTGGTCTTCATCTCCGGCACGTTCTTCCCGGTTCCAGGGAGTTCTCCGCTCTCGGCTCTCGCCTCGATCTTCCCGATCCAGCACCTCGTGAAGGCAACGGTTGCGGTGTTCAATCCGGCCAGCGCGGTCGGGATTCCGTGGGGGCATCTCTTCGTGATCGCGCTGTGGGGGGCGGCCGGTGCCTTGCTGGCCGTGAAACGGTTCCGTTGGGAACCGACGCGGAAGTAA
- a CDS encoding FxsA family protein, with protein sequence MPFLLGALAFFIAEIAAFVAVGSQIGFGWDVLLLIGASLLGPFVVKRVGLAVLGRTRDRLARGEVPTREVLDGVVVLAGGLMIMVPGFISDALGLLLMIGPVRHLLIRAFGLRFGRRIQTMRTGRWTVIDIPSRDGAAAASPAAPPPPRELW encoded by the coding sequence ATGCCGTTCCTTCTTGGCGCCCTTGCCTTCTTCATCGCCGAGATTGCCGCGTTTGTCGCAGTGGGATCACAGATCGGGTTCGGTTGGGACGTGCTTCTTCTGATAGGGGCGAGTCTTCTTGGCCCGTTCGTGGTCAAGCGGGTGGGACTGGCGGTGCTCGGACGGACGCGGGACCGCCTCGCGCGCGGGGAGGTACCGACCCGCGAGGTTCTCGACGGCGTAGTCGTCCTCGCCGGCGGCCTGATGATCATGGTGCCCGGCTTCATCAGCGACGCTCTCGGTCTCCTGCTGATGATCGGACCGGTTCGCCACCTTCTGATCCGGGCCTTCGGGTTGCGGTTTGGGCGACGAATTCAGACCATGCGGACAGGTCGGTGGACGGTCATCGACATTCCCTCGAGAGATGGCGCCGCCGCTGCTTCCCCGGCTGCCCCGCCGCCTCCGAGAGAGCTTTGGTAA
- a CDS encoding DEAD/DEAH box helicase: protein MVLVGDGQASLWPEIPSEDPAVDLAPVRLQGGGDTTFHPAVAEWFRRRFPEGPTEPQSRGWELISDRSDTLIAAPTGSGKTLAGFLVAIDRLYRAHAAGVDVEVGTRVVYVSPLRALAVDIAENLERPLAEIAGIAGEMGFEAPHIRVAVRTGDTTSSDRSQMLRRPPSFVVTTPESLYLLVTGSRGREALRRVETVIVDEIHAVARDKRGAHLALTLERLEALCDARPQRIGLSATQKPLETVGRLLVGGRELPSVVDVGHRRDMDLAIELPDGELEAVASHEQMSDVLDRVADLVRQHRTTLVFVNTRRLAERLAHQLGERLGDDVVAAHHGSLSKERRYRVESRLRAGDLRALVATASLELGIDIGPVELVCQIGSPRSIATFLQRVGRSNHSRGGTPKGRLYPMTRDELIECTALLIAVRSGNLDAIELPRVPLDILAQQIIAEVAVKEWDTATLFDVVRKAAHYNELSLEQFNEVLSLVSAGIETGRGRRGAYVHHDSVNGELRPRKGAQLAAVMSGGAIPETGDYRVVADPDDTFVGTVNEDWAVESMAGDIFLLGSHSWQIRRVEPGIVRVRDAGDTPPTVPFWLGEAPARTAELSREVSSLRVRIDEFLAAGDPDGARSWLEEAAGVRGDAATMIVDYLAVARAVLGVMPSQENLVLERFFDDTGGMQLVLHSPYGGRINRALGLALRKKFCRTFNFELQAAATDDAVILSLGLTQSFALDDVPRYLSSKTVRETLEHAILDSPMFQARWRWNLNRSLMVLRFRNGRRNPPPIQRMESDDLLTAVFPQAAACQDNVAGPVEIPDHILVRQTIDDTLHEALDVDGVQGLIERIESGAVAVHCCETTEPSVLAHEIVTARPYAFLDDEEFQNRRVNAVRLRRGLSVDLSAIGALDPEAIARVHEEIEPTLLSADDLHDLLSSLIAIRPREEWQPLWNELVERRRVRGLSQAGEELWCTAENFADAVAAFTGDDDEAAARLVRGHLELSGIITADRLSEATGLKPTRVAVALAVLEHEGQALQGRYSPDATGTEWVARRLLARMHSYSRRSRRESVEPATAQDYMRFLLRWQHVSPGTQLSGEPGLATVIEQLQGFEAAAVAWEPELLGRRLRHYDPAWLDHLCHDGEVAWLRLIPRARADDDGPMVGPSKATPISVVFRGDLAWLLEGARATPFGEPTVGATAEIIGVLRRQGASFASELGAALHRLPEDIERGLWDGVARGLIMCDGFAAIRARVGGSRANSAPVSRRMSRLARARREPTSGSAGRWAVVPAHSAAGGAGVAGQEMDREDLAEAVAEQLLNRWGVLVRDLAVHDSLKIPWRDLQWALRRLEDRGLVRGGRFVTGFSGEQYALPEAADQLDRMRKTPRTGERVVVNATDPLNLVGVVLPGPAVPAVRTNRVVYVDGIYRNE from the coding sequence ATGGTTTTGGTTGGAGACGGCCAGGCGAGCCTCTGGCCGGAAATCCCCTCGGAGGACCCCGCCGTCGACCTGGCGCCCGTCCGGCTGCAAGGGGGTGGAGATACGACGTTCCACCCCGCGGTGGCGGAGTGGTTCCGGAGGCGTTTTCCCGAGGGCCCGACCGAGCCGCAGTCTCGCGGATGGGAGCTGATCTCGGACCGCAGCGACACGCTCATCGCCGCGCCGACCGGATCAGGAAAGACCCTCGCCGGGTTCCTCGTCGCCATCGATCGCCTCTACCGCGCCCACGCGGCGGGCGTCGACGTCGAAGTGGGAACGCGGGTCGTGTACGTGTCTCCGCTCCGGGCGTTGGCGGTTGACATCGCCGAGAACCTCGAGCGGCCCCTGGCCGAGATCGCCGGGATTGCCGGTGAGATGGGGTTTGAGGCGCCTCACATCCGGGTCGCGGTGCGCACCGGCGACACCACCAGCTCCGACCGGTCGCAGATGCTTCGCCGGCCGCCAAGCTTTGTCGTCACCACCCCGGAGTCTCTCTATCTCCTCGTGACCGGCTCGCGTGGCAGAGAGGCGCTGCGACGGGTGGAGACGGTCATCGTCGACGAGATCCACGCGGTCGCGCGCGACAAGCGAGGCGCCCACCTCGCTCTCACCTTGGAGCGGCTGGAAGCGCTGTGCGACGCGCGCCCTCAGCGGATCGGTCTGTCCGCGACACAAAAACCTCTTGAAACGGTGGGGCGGCTGCTCGTCGGGGGTCGGGAGCTTCCGTCCGTCGTCGACGTCGGGCACCGCCGAGACATGGACCTGGCCATTGAGCTTCCCGACGGAGAGCTCGAGGCGGTCGCGTCGCACGAGCAGATGTCGGATGTTCTTGATCGCGTCGCGGACCTGGTCCGGCAGCATCGCACGACGTTGGTATTCGTCAATACCCGCAGGCTCGCGGAGCGCCTTGCCCACCAGCTCGGGGAGAGGCTCGGGGATGACGTGGTCGCTGCGCACCACGGCAGCCTTTCCAAGGAACGCAGGTACAGGGTCGAGTCCAGGTTGCGCGCCGGGGATCTCCGCGCTCTGGTTGCGACCGCGTCGCTCGAGCTCGGGATCGACATCGGTCCCGTGGAGTTGGTGTGCCAGATCGGCTCTCCTCGAAGCATCGCAACCTTCCTGCAGCGCGTCGGGCGCAGCAACCACAGCCGCGGCGGAACTCCGAAGGGCCGGCTGTACCCGATGACGCGCGACGAGCTCATCGAATGCACGGCGTTGTTGATTGCGGTCCGCTCCGGGAATCTCGACGCCATCGAGCTTCCCCGCGTCCCGTTGGACATCCTTGCCCAGCAGATCATCGCCGAGGTCGCAGTCAAAGAGTGGGACACCGCGACCCTCTTCGACGTTGTTCGCAAGGCGGCCCACTACAACGAGCTGAGTTTGGAGCAGTTCAACGAAGTCCTGTCGCTCGTCAGCGCCGGGATAGAGACCGGGCGAGGACGGCGTGGCGCCTACGTCCATCACGACTCTGTCAACGGCGAGCTCCGGCCGCGAAAAGGAGCGCAGCTGGCCGCGGTGATGTCCGGCGGAGCGATACCCGAGACCGGTGACTACCGGGTGGTCGCCGACCCCGATGACACGTTCGTCGGAACCGTCAACGAGGACTGGGCCGTGGAGTCAATGGCCGGGGACATCTTCCTCCTCGGCAGCCATTCCTGGCAGATCCGCCGCGTGGAGCCTGGGATCGTTCGGGTTCGGGACGCCGGCGACACCCCGCCGACCGTTCCCTTCTGGCTGGGTGAGGCGCCGGCGCGCACCGCGGAACTCTCCCGGGAGGTCTCGTCGCTTCGAGTTCGCATCGACGAGTTTCTCGCGGCGGGTGACCCTGACGGTGCGCGCAGCTGGCTCGAAGAAGCGGCTGGTGTGCGCGGCGACGCGGCCACCATGATCGTCGACTACCTGGCCGTCGCCCGGGCGGTGCTCGGGGTCATGCCGTCGCAGGAAAACCTGGTGCTCGAGCGTTTCTTCGACGACACCGGCGGCATGCAGCTCGTTCTCCATTCGCCTTACGGTGGCAGGATCAACCGCGCGCTGGGCCTGGCGCTGAGAAAGAAGTTCTGCAGAACGTTCAACTTCGAACTGCAAGCTGCCGCCACCGACGACGCGGTCATCCTGTCGCTTGGCCTCACCCAGAGCTTCGCTCTCGACGACGTCCCCCGATACCTGTCGAGCAAGACTGTCCGCGAGACGCTGGAGCACGCCATCCTCGACTCGCCGATGTTCCAAGCGCGGTGGCGATGGAACCTTAACCGGTCTTTGATGGTCCTGCGGTTCCGTAACGGCCGGCGCAACCCTCCTCCCATCCAGAGGATGGAGTCAGACGACCTCCTCACTGCGGTCTTCCCTCAGGCTGCGGCCTGCCAGGACAACGTCGCCGGACCGGTCGAGATACCCGACCACATCCTCGTCCGCCAGACGATCGACGACACCCTCCACGAGGCGCTCGACGTCGATGGCGTGCAGGGGTTGATCGAGCGGATCGAGTCGGGGGCGGTCGCTGTCCACTGCTGCGAAACGACCGAGCCGTCGGTGTTGGCTCACGAGATCGTGACGGCACGGCCCTATGCGTTCCTCGACGACGAGGAGTTCCAGAACAGGCGGGTCAACGCGGTGAGGCTGCGGCGCGGACTGAGCGTCGACCTCTCCGCCATCGGAGCGCTCGACCCCGAAGCCATTGCCCGGGTGCACGAGGAGATCGAACCTACTCTCCTCAGCGCGGACGATCTGCACGACCTGCTCTCGTCGCTTATCGCGATCAGGCCACGCGAAGAATGGCAGCCGTTGTGGAACGAGCTCGTAGAGCGTCGCCGGGTGCGGGGCCTGTCGCAGGCTGGAGAAGAGCTCTGGTGCACGGCGGAGAACTTCGCCGACGCCGTCGCCGCATTCACCGGGGATGACGACGAGGCGGCTGCGCGCTTGGTGCGCGGGCATCTAGAGCTGTCCGGAATCATCACCGCGGACCGTTTGTCAGAGGCGACGGGCCTGAAGCCGACCCGCGTCGCGGTGGCGCTGGCGGTCTTGGAGCACGAGGGCCAGGCCTTGCAAGGGCGCTACTCGCCTGACGCAACGGGAACGGAATGGGTTGCACGCCGCCTTCTTGCTCGGATGCACAGCTACTCGAGGCGTTCGCGACGCGAGTCGGTCGAGCCGGCCACCGCGCAGGACTACATGCGATTCCTTCTTCGGTGGCAGCACGTCTCTCCCGGCACGCAGCTCTCAGGGGAGCCCGGTCTCGCCACGGTGATCGAGCAGCTGCAGGGCTTCGAGGCCGCGGCGGTGGCGTGGGAGCCGGAGCTGCTGGGACGCCGGCTCCGCCACTACGACCCCGCTTGGCTGGACCACCTTTGCCACGACGGTGAAGTCGCCTGGTTGCGGCTCATCCCCCGGGCTCGTGCCGACGACGACGGACCGATGGTCGGGCCGTCGAAGGCGACGCCGATCTCGGTTGTTTTCCGTGGGGACCTGGCGTGGCTGCTCGAGGGGGCCCGGGCCACGCCATTCGGCGAGCCGACAGTGGGCGCCACCGCCGAGATAATCGGAGTCCTTCGCCGTCAAGGCGCGTCGTTCGCGTCCGAGCTCGGGGCCGCGTTGCACCGCCTTCCCGAGGACATCGAGCGTGGCCTGTGGGATGGCGTCGCCAGGGGCTTGATCATGTGTGACGGCTTCGCCGCCATCAGGGCGAGGGTGGGCGGGTCACGCGCCAACTCGGCACCCGTCAGCCGCCGGATGTCGCGGTTGGCCAGGGCGCGGCGGGAACCGACCTCCGGATCCGCGGGGCGGTGGGCGGTGGTCCCGGCGCATTCCGCGGCCGGCGGGGCCGGTGTTGCCGGCCAAGAAATGGATCGCGAGGATCTCGCCGAGGCCGTCGCCGAGCAGCTGCTGAACCGCTGGGGGGTTCTGGTGAGGGACCTGGCGGTTCACGACTCGCTCAAGATCCCCTGGCGCGATCTGCAGTGGGCCCTGAGGCGGCTCGAGGACAGGGGCCTGGTGCGCGGCGGGCGCTTCGTCACTGGGTTCAGCGGCGAGCAGTACGCGCTACCGGAGGCCGCCGATCAACTCGACCGAATGCGGAAGACACCCAGGACGGGCGAGCGGGTAGTCGTCAACGCGACCGATCCGCTGAACCTAGTCGGTGTCGTGCTGCCGGGTCCGGCAGTTCCGGCAGTCCGGACCAACAGGGTCGTCTACGTCGACGGGATCTACCGCAATGAGTGA
- a CDS encoding ABC transporter ATP-binding protein: MIHLTGVRKRYGKIVALDGVDLEVSAGEIVAILGPNGAGKTTLIEIMEGFQRADSGDVLVLGTDPGRAGRGFRERVGLMLQECEPEPYLTVAELLSLYLSYYPNPRSLPKLLRLVGLEEKADARIRTLSGGQRRRLDMAVALAGRPVLLFMDEPTTGFDPEARHLAWDVVRSLREEGTTIVLTTHYLEEAESLADRVVVLAAGRIRAQGPPSTIGSRRDCWSRISFRPVEALDPIELPARITVEQGMWVLLTDAPTSALACLTAWAVDRGVELDGLTVSRPSLQDAYLELIR, translated from the coding sequence ATGATCCACCTGACGGGGGTGCGCAAGCGTTACGGGAAGATCGTCGCCCTCGACGGAGTCGACCTCGAGGTCAGCGCCGGCGAGATCGTCGCGATACTCGGGCCGAACGGCGCCGGAAAGACCACCCTCATCGAGATCATGGAGGGCTTCCAGCGAGCCGACTCCGGGGATGTTCTTGTGCTCGGTACCGACCCGGGTCGCGCCGGCCGCGGCTTCCGGGAGAGGGTCGGCTTGATGCTGCAGGAGTGCGAGCCCGAGCCGTACCTGACGGTGGCCGAGCTTCTCTCGCTCTACCTGAGCTACTACCCGAATCCCCGGTCGCTGCCGAAGCTCCTCAGACTGGTGGGTCTCGAAGAGAAAGCAGACGCGCGGATCCGGACCCTCTCCGGCGGTCAGCGCCGCCGCTTGGACATGGCGGTTGCCCTTGCGGGCCGCCCGGTTCTGCTCTTCATGGACGAGCCGACTACCGGGTTCGACCCCGAAGCCCGGCACTTGGCCTGGGACGTCGTTCGTTCGCTGCGTGAAGAAGGCACGACCATCGTGTTGACCACCCACTATCTCGAGGAAGCGGAATCGCTCGCCGACCGGGTGGTCGTCCTCGCGGCTGGACGGATCCGGGCACAAGGGCCCCCGAGCACGATCGGCAGCCGCCGCGACTGCTGGAGCCGTATCTCGTTCAGGCCGGTCGAAGCCCTGGACCCGATCGAACTTCCAGCACGGATCACTGTTGAGCAAGGGATGTGGGTCCTGCTCACCGACGCCCCGACTTCCGCCCTCGCGTGTCTCACCGCGTGGGCGGTCGACCGCGGGGTCGAACTCGACGGGCTAACCGTGAGCAGGCCCTCCCTGCAGGACGCGTACCTGGAACTGATCCGATGA
- a CDS encoding TetR/AcrR family transcriptional regulator yields MKTRRMSRAESQARTRRLLLQSAAKVFAKRGYNAATIEEISEKAGFSRGAFYANFADKAEIFLSIADAQQQQDFADLAGRIRVTPDEKIFDVMGEWFFRTLVNAPLVRALDEFRLVAQDEPSLRKRLADLAQADIDLSAEMLSDYCQRHNVTLKVPPATFAGLVTALISGYAQRLAIDPKAISSEEIPVGLEAFWTALSEHPT; encoded by the coding sequence GTGAAAACGAGGCGAATGTCAAGGGCCGAGAGCCAGGCGCGCACTCGCCGGCTACTGCTTCAAAGCGCGGCGAAGGTGTTCGCCAAACGTGGCTACAACGCGGCGACCATCGAAGAGATCTCGGAGAAGGCCGGTTTCAGCCGGGGAGCCTTCTACGCCAACTTTGCGGACAAGGCAGAGATCTTCCTCTCGATCGCCGACGCCCAACAGCAACAGGACTTCGCGGATCTCGCCGGCCGGATCAGGGTTACGCCCGACGAGAAGATCTTCGACGTCATGGGGGAGTGGTTCTTCCGAACGCTCGTGAACGCACCCCTCGTTCGCGCCCTCGACGAGTTCCGTCTTGTCGCACAGGACGAACCGAGTCTGCGGAAGCGACTGGCGGACCTGGCACAGGCCGACATCGACCTGTCGGCGGAAATGCTTTCCGACTATTGCCAGCGCCACAACGTCACGCTGAAAGTGCCGCCGGCGACCTTCGCGGGTTTGGTGACGGCTCTGATCTCCGGGTACGCCCAGCGGCTCGCGATCGACCCCAAAGCGATTTCATCGGAAGAGATCCCAGTGGGCCTAGAAGCGTTCTGGACGGCTTTGAGCGAGCATCCGACCTGA
- a CDS encoding LLM class flavin-dependent oxidoreductase, translating to MRFGIFFEHQMARPWEEGAEEKTLQDALDQVELADQIGIQHVWEVEHHFLEEYSHSSAPEVFLAAASQRTSRIRLGHGIVALPPAYNHPARVAERIATLDLVSRGRVEFGTGETSSQSELGGFGVPRTAKREQWEESLDAVTRMFVEEPFAGVDGKWVKMPPRNVIPKPVQKPHPPVWVACSRRDTILMAAHKGIGALSFSFVEPEEAKQWVDEYHRILTSDACVPAGFAVNPNVAIVVPFMCHDDEQTAIERGIDGAHFFGYSLAHYYLFGDHRPAKTNVWQEFLENRDQRGFAREVVTADDGPLGVKLLQRGLGSLRGAIGTPEQIRDLLSRYEAAGVDQVIFVSQAGHNKHEHIVESLELFGKTVLPHFADRVEELEQAKAERLAPYVEAALARRPAARKAPEDYVIAVSGEPAEAPPWRQGGTSAPQTIAGLARHAGQIAAARTLGRASPKFLERTVGSDAGLGVVFKAMARRFNPESALGWTGDIQYLLETEGGTREWYLHVDGDKATAVHGRSPDPELTLRLPFSLFIAIGRGEVNFSRLLLEDSALRAEGNLALIGRMTEMFVPPGTY from the coding sequence ATGCGGTTCGGAATCTTCTTCGAACACCAGATGGCGAGGCCTTGGGAGGAGGGCGCCGAGGAGAAGACCCTCCAGGACGCCCTGGACCAAGTCGAGCTGGCCGACCAGATCGGCATCCAGCATGTCTGGGAAGTCGAGCACCACTTCCTCGAGGAATACTCCCACTCTTCGGCACCGGAAGTGTTCCTCGCAGCGGCGAGTCAGCGGACCAGCCGCATCAGGCTGGGTCACGGGATCGTCGCGCTGCCACCGGCGTACAACCACCCAGCCCGGGTCGCCGAAAGGATCGCAACGCTCGATCTGGTCTCGCGAGGAAGGGTCGAGTTCGGGACCGGGGAGACGAGCTCGCAGTCCGAGCTCGGAGGCTTCGGCGTGCCCCGGACCGCGAAGCGCGAACAGTGGGAGGAATCGCTCGACGCGGTCACCCGAATGTTCGTCGAGGAGCCGTTCGCCGGTGTCGACGGCAAGTGGGTCAAGATGCCGCCCCGGAACGTGATCCCGAAGCCGGTTCAGAAGCCACACCCGCCGGTATGGGTCGCTTGTAGCCGTCGAGACACGATCCTGATGGCGGCACACAAGGGCATCGGGGCGCTGTCATTTTCCTTCGTCGAGCCCGAAGAGGCGAAGCAGTGGGTCGACGAGTACCACCGGATCCTCACGTCCGACGCCTGTGTACCGGCGGGGTTCGCGGTCAACCCGAACGTCGCCATCGTGGTCCCCTTCATGTGCCACGACGACGAGCAGACCGCGATCGAGCGGGGCATCGACGGTGCGCACTTCTTCGGCTACTCGCTGGCCCACTACTACCTCTTCGGGGACCACCGGCCGGCCAAGACCAACGTGTGGCAAGAGTTCCTCGAGAACCGCGATCAGCGAGGCTTCGCCCGTGAGGTTGTCACCGCCGACGACGGTCCTCTCGGCGTGAAGCTGCTTCAGCGCGGGCTCGGTTCCCTGCGGGGGGCCATAGGCACTCCCGAGCAGATCCGCGACCTGTTGAGCCGGTACGAGGCCGCGGGCGTCGACCAGGTGATCTTCGTTTCACAGGCGGGACATAACAAGCACGAACACATCGTCGAATCGCTCGAGCTGTTCGGCAAGACGGTGCTTCCCCACTTCGCCGACCGCGTCGAAGAACTGGAACAAGCGAAGGCTGAACGGTTGGCGCCCTATGTAGAAGCTGCCCTCGCCCGCCGGCCCGCGGCGCGGAAGGCACCCGAGGACTACGTAATCGCGGTCAGCGGCGAACCCGCGGAAGCACCGCCGTGGCGGCAGGGCGGAACGAGCGCCCCTCAGACGATCGCGGGTCTCGCCCGCCACGCCGGCCAGATCGCCGCTGCGCGTACGCTCGGCCGGGCGAGTCCGAAGTTTCTCGAAAGGACCGTCGGCAGCGACGCCGGCCTCGGTGTGGTGTTCAAGGCGATGGCCCGCCGCTTCAACCCCGAGTCCGCTCTTGGCTGGACTGGCGACATCCAGTACCTGCTCGAAACCGAGGGTGGCACTCGAGAGTGGTACCTCCATGTGGACGGCGACAAGGCGACCGCCGTCCACGGGCGGAGTCCAGACCCGGAGCTGACCCTTCGCCTGCCGTTCTCGTTGTTCATTGCGATCGGGCGCGGCGAGGTGAACTTCAGCCGCCTGTTGCTGGAGGACTCCGCGCTGCGCGCCGAAGGCAACCTTGCCCTGATCGGTCGCATGACGGAGATGTTCGTCCCGCCGGGGACCTACTGA
- a CDS encoding adenylate/guanylate cyclase domain-containing protein, with amino-acid sequence MLTQYLGWHGAAGRLLMAVQWRTGIANTAGVGTVFGYLAISAGSASLASHSDRVAVVGALAYVVVAALFGPILEARAFSPVRTWLEAGGSPSASQRRALVAQPLWQAGLNFGYWLVGALVLGIVSGAAVGGSARDVLRVITSLLLAGIMSFGLAYLLVERRLRPVYATALAQLSPEEAASLGTKRLGIRPRLWLAWALGSGVALLGIVAEPLDHVAGRSISVGNPAFYLGLVGLIVGAVLSFIAAGSVSEPLREVERAMRRVAEGDLRASVALDDPGEIGVLQSGFNAMVAGLRERERLDDLFGRYVGVDVARHALESESMLMSEAREVTVLFVDLISSTRLSLTKPPGEVVSILNAMFEAVVAAAKAEGGWVNKFIGDAALCVFGAPAAQPDHGARALRTALAVRNRLLEAAAERSNLAVGIGISSGVVVAGNVGAEDRYEYTVIGDAVNEAARLTDLAKTVPGCVLASKRTVDSSGDLASLWIVQGEAVLRGRSEPTVYCAPAGSERQ; translated from the coding sequence GTGCTAACGCAGTACCTCGGTTGGCATGGTGCCGCCGGACGGCTGTTGATGGCTGTCCAGTGGCGGACCGGCATTGCGAACACGGCCGGAGTGGGGACGGTATTCGGATATCTCGCCATATCCGCTGGGAGCGCCAGCTTGGCTTCACACTCCGACCGGGTAGCGGTCGTAGGGGCGTTGGCTTACGTGGTCGTCGCAGCTCTATTTGGGCCGATCCTGGAGGCACGTGCCTTCTCTCCGGTCAGAACCTGGCTCGAGGCGGGAGGGTCTCCTTCGGCTTCGCAACGGCGGGCGCTCGTCGCCCAGCCGCTGTGGCAGGCAGGTCTCAACTTCGGCTACTGGCTGGTTGGGGCCTTGGTCCTGGGGATCGTCAGCGGAGCGGCTGTCGGCGGCTCTGCCCGAGATGTGCTCCGAGTAATCACGTCTTTGCTCCTGGCGGGGATCATGAGCTTCGGCTTGGCGTACTTGCTCGTCGAACGCCGACTGCGGCCTGTTTACGCGACGGCACTTGCGCAGCTTTCCCCAGAGGAAGCTGCGAGCCTGGGGACTAAACGGCTCGGCATCCGTCCGCGACTTTGGCTTGCCTGGGCCCTGGGGTCCGGTGTGGCGCTACTGGGAATCGTTGCCGAGCCTCTCGATCACGTCGCCGGGAGGTCAATCTCGGTTGGCAACCCAGCCTTCTATCTCGGGCTGGTGGGTTTGATCGTGGGTGCGGTTTTGAGTTTCATTGCGGCGGGTTCGGTGAGCGAACCCCTCCGTGAGGTCGAGCGAGCCATGCGACGGGTAGCGGAAGGTGATCTACGGGCGAGCGTCGCTCTTGACGATCCAGGTGAAATCGGGGTGCTTCAGTCCGGTTTCAATGCCATGGTCGCCGGTCTACGTGAGCGGGAGCGACTCGATGATCTCTTTGGAAGGTATGTGGGTGTCGACGTTGCGCGCCATGCTCTCGAATCAGAGTCGATGCTGATGAGCGAGGCACGCGAAGTGACCGTCCTGTTCGTCGATCTCATTTCATCGACTCGGCTCTCACTGACCAAGCCTCCGGGCGAGGTTGTCTCGATCCTCAACGCGATGTTCGAAGCCGTCGTAGCCGCGGCGAAAGCCGAGGGTGGCTGGGTCAACAAGTTCATAGGCGACGCAGCGCTCTGCGTCTTCGGAGCGCCGGCGGCCCAGCCGGATCATGGCGCCAGAGCTCTCCGAACCGCCCTTGCAGTTCGGAATCGATTGCTTGAGGCTGCCGCGGAACGCTCCAATCTCGCCGTCGGAATCGGTATCTCCTCTGGAGTAGTTGTCGCGGGCAACGTGGGCGCAGAGGACCGTTACGAGTACACGGTGATCGGAGATGCGGTAAACGAAGCGGCGCGCTTGACCGATCTGGCCAAAACTGTCCCAGGCTGCGTCCTCGCGAGCAAGCGAACCGTCGACTCTTCGGGCGACCTCGCGTCGCTTTGGATCGTCCAGGGTGAGGCTGTGCTCAGGGGTCGGTCCGAACCGACCGTCTATTGCGCTCCCGCCGGATCAGAACGTCAGTAG